A window of Deltaproteobacteria bacterium contains these coding sequences:
- a CDS encoding imidazolonepropionase — protein sequence MGTIHYQGISELVRPFLDEGDTRSPIEVVKQATLSVSDGVVVFAGPQDSATINDGDTTIDLEGRAVLPGLIDSHTHIVFAGDRMDEMARRTRGETYEEIAKAGGGIVRSVEALRATELSSIVTQSQKRLQNMLARGTTTLEIKTGYGLEPELENLQLQVIQKLRQTVPDQTIFATALAHVIPPNRRDNRKEYIDEFCSQVLGPAAASQTVQFCDVFVEATAYTPDECRYIAERAKAAGLKIKLHVDQLHEGGGAALAAELGALSADHLELTSAQGREALAQAGTIATILPGCGLFLGGANWPNGRALRDAGCEVAIATDCNPGSSMVIDLPLCATMGATQCGLSLEESLWGMTRGGAKALGLNDRGSLSPGERADFIVLDHADWRSLLYNPAAAPLHSVFIQGNEL from the coding sequence ATGGGTACCATACACTATCAGGGTATTTCAGAGCTGGTGCGCCCCTTCCTAGATGAGGGCGATACCCGTTCACCCATCGAGGTGGTTAAGCAGGCCACACTCAGTGTTTCGGATGGCGTTGTCGTTTTTGCCGGACCACAGGATTCGGCAACCATCAACGATGGGGACACCACCATCGACTTAGAAGGACGCGCAGTCCTACCGGGTCTCATCGATTCCCACACGCACATTGTATTTGCCGGTGACCGTATGGATGAGATGGCCCGTCGAACCCGCGGCGAGACATATGAAGAGATTGCCAAAGCTGGGGGCGGCATTGTTCGATCGGTTGAAGCTCTACGCGCCACGGAGCTCAGTTCGATTGTCACCCAATCGCAAAAGCGCCTTCAGAATATGCTGGCAAGAGGAACCACAACTTTAGAAATCAAAACAGGTTATGGCTTAGAACCAGAACTTGAAAACTTACAACTGCAGGTCATCCAAAAGCTGCGCCAGACGGTTCCAGATCAAACCATTTTTGCAACAGCACTCGCCCACGTGATTCCGCCCAATCGCCGCGACAACCGCAAAGAGTATATCGATGAATTCTGTAGCCAAGTGTTGGGGCCAGCAGCTGCGAGTCAGACGGTTCAGTTTTGTGATGTGTTCGTTGAAGCCACTGCCTATACCCCAGATGAGTGCCGCTACATTGCTGAGCGCGCAAAGGCCGCGGGGCTCAAAATCAAGCTTCATGTGGACCAACTTCATGAAGGCGGAGGTGCTGCGCTGGCCGCCGAGCTGGGTGCACTTTCTGCTGACCATCTAGAGTTAACCTCTGCGCAAGGTCGTGAGGCATTGGCTCAAGCTGGAACCATCGCAACCATTCTTCCTGGCTGTGGTCTTTTCTTGGGCGGCGCTAACTGGCCAAACGGTAGAGCACTGCGAGATGCGGGATGCGAAGTTGCGATTGCCACAGACTGTAACCCCGGCTCATCAATGGTTATAGATCTTCCTCTCTGCGCCACCATGGGTGCGACCCAGTGTGGACTCTCACTGGAAGAATCTCTTTGGGGGATGACTCGAGGCGGTGCGAAAGCACTTGGTTTAAACGACCGAGGCTCTCTAAGCCCGGGAGAACGCGCTGACTTTATCGTTTTAGATCACGCAGATTGGCGCTCGCTGCTTTACAACCCAGCAGCGGCTCCTCTTCACTCTGTATTTATTCAGGGAAACGAGCTTTAA
- a CDS encoding response regulator, with protein MNDYTALVVEDSPTMRQLLVSALGQMGELKILEAEDGVDGLKQMREHQIDILITDINMPMMDGLKLVGMVRKDPKHRDIPIIIVTTEGAREDRDRGLSLGADAYLVKPVKPSEVVATVGDLLGLYT; from the coding sequence ATGAACGATTACACTGCACTCGTTGTTGAAGATTCTCCGACCATGCGTCAACTCCTTGTCTCTGCTTTGGGGCAAATGGGAGAGCTTAAGATACTTGAAGCTGAAGATGGCGTTGATGGTCTTAAACAAATGAGAGAGCATCAAATTGACATTTTGATTACTGATATCAACATGCCGATGATGGATGGTCTTAAATTGGTCGGGATGGTTCGTAAGGATCCAAAGCATCGCGACATCCCAATTATCATTGTCACGACTGAAGGCGCACGTGAAGATCGCGATCGCGGCTTATCTCTTGGAGCGGATGCTTACTTGGTCAAGCCAGTGAAGCCATCAGAGGTCGTAGCCACTGTCGGTGATTTGTTAGGGCTCTACACCTAA
- the cheB gene encoding chemotaxis-specific protein-glutamate methyltransferase CheB: MVKPLKVVVVDDSSFNRETIVQTLNSHPDFEVIGTAADGEVGLKLAMTLDPDLVTLDLEMPRMDGFTFLRVIMEQKPMPILVVSAHSRAQDVFNALELGAYDFVAKSKHFFPGEISEHLRNEILRKARVARQIKLASTNEEDTRNIEKLAEVPGGVVRRVACIGASTGGPRALRHILGMLPGGGGTAYLVAQHMPATFTGAFAERLDRALSPKVLLATNNIEVSPGHIYICPGAHNMELKSYQGGWRLRVWQAEYMETSPSVDTLFQSVARDYDGSVLGILLTGMGSDGGRGMQSLVEAGGHTVAESAETAAVFGMPKEAIERGAAKEVLALDEIGTRLCQFARGEGVRSGQQS, from the coding sequence ATGGTCAAACCACTTAAAGTTGTGGTGGTTGATGACTCGAGCTTTAACCGTGAAACAATTGTGCAAACTCTGAATAGTCATCCGGACTTTGAAGTGATTGGAACCGCTGCGGACGGCGAAGTTGGACTTAAGCTGGCGATGACGCTGGATCCCGACTTGGTGACATTAGATTTAGAAATGCCAAGAATGGATGGCTTTACGTTTCTACGTGTCATTATGGAACAAAAGCCAATGCCTATCCTTGTTGTCAGCGCGCACAGCCGGGCACAAGATGTCTTCAATGCTTTGGAGTTAGGTGCTTATGATTTTGTAGCAAAGTCGAAGCACTTTTTCCCCGGAGAGATTTCAGAGCATTTGCGAAATGAGATTCTTCGTAAAGCCCGGGTTGCTCGGCAAATCAAACTTGCAAGCACCAATGAAGAAGACACTCGGAATATAGAGAAATTAGCAGAGGTACCTGGCGGTGTCGTTAGGCGTGTGGCTTGTATTGGTGCATCAACGGGAGGACCCAGAGCACTGAGGCATATTTTAGGAATGTTACCTGGTGGCGGCGGTACTGCTTACCTTGTTGCGCAGCATATGCCGGCGACGTTTACGGGTGCTTTTGCCGAGCGCTTAGATCGAGCACTTTCTCCAAAGGTGCTATTGGCCACAAATAATATCGAAGTGTCGCCCGGTCATATCTACATTTGCCCTGGGGCTCACAATATGGAGCTGAAATCCTACCAAGGAGGCTGGCGCCTTAGGGTGTGGCAGGCTGAATATATGGAGACCTCACCATCGGTGGACACCTTATTTCAGTCCGTAGCGCGAGATTATGATGGTTCGGTGCTCGGAATATTGCTCACGGGAATGGGGAGCGATGGCGGGCGAGGAATGCAGTCCTTGGTGGAGGCAGGAGGGCATACAGTGGCGGAGTCGGCTGAAACTGCTGCGGTTTTTGGAATGCCGAAGGAGGCCATCGAGCGGGGAGCCGCTAAAGAGGTTTTGGCATTAGATGAGATCGGCACCCGATTATGCCAATTTGCCCGCGGAGAAGGTGTCCGATCTGGTCAGCAGAGTTGA
- a CDS encoding protein-glutamate O-methyltransferase CheR, with product MSGHGSHNIRLQEAEFRLLREIIHEHCGIFLPDNVTFLLERRLRPRLKALELEDFRSYYRYVKYTRDGYEELCEIVERITTNETYFFREEYQLKDFIEEIIPDILQEHERDLPVNIWSAGCSSGEEPYTLAMLLNDSGFTNSFDFNILANDISQQVLDKASDGIYREASFRETRPDVMTRYFRREGARFRINENIRRQVTFEQANLIDSSTLVGYQNFDVIFCRNVMIYFARESREQLLQEFLERLRPGGYLLLGHSESLVNLSTGFELIPLKRGIVYRKPLDPSTGSGGDV from the coding sequence GTGAGTGGTCACGGTTCTCACAACATCCGGCTCCAAGAAGCGGAGTTTAGATTGCTCAGGGAGATCATCCATGAGCATTGTGGGATTTTTTTACCGGACAACGTCACTTTCCTTCTGGAACGACGTTTAAGACCACGTTTGAAGGCGCTCGAGCTTGAAGATTTTCGAAGTTATTACCGTTACGTTAAGTATACCCGTGATGGCTATGAAGAACTGTGTGAGATTGTTGAGCGTATTACGACCAACGAGACATACTTTTTTCGAGAAGAATATCAGCTTAAAGATTTCATCGAAGAAATTATTCCCGATATTCTTCAGGAGCACGAGCGGGATTTGCCGGTTAATATTTGGTCGGCGGGCTGTTCCAGTGGAGAAGAGCCGTACACGCTGGCGATGCTGCTCAATGATTCAGGGTTCACAAACTCATTCGACTTTAATATTCTCGCCAACGATATTTCGCAGCAGGTCTTAGATAAGGCGAGCGACGGTATCTACCGAGAAGCTTCGTTTAGAGAAACGCGTCCCGATGTGATGACACGTTACTTTCGAAGAGAGGGAGCTCGGTTTCGAATCAACGAGAATATTCGTCGCCAAGTTACTTTCGAGCAAGCAAACCTCATCGATTCGTCCACCCTCGTTGGCTATCAAAATTTCGATGTCATCTTTTGCCGAAACGTTATGATCTATTTCGCTCGGGAGAGCCGAGAGCAACTCTTACAAGAGTTTCTTGAACGATTGCGACCTGGCGGTTACCTGCTGCTGGGCCACTCTGAGAGCCTTGTAAATCTTTCAACGGGTTTTGAATTGATTCCGCTCAAGCGCGGTATCGTCTACCGTAAGCCACTCGATCCTAGCACCGGTTCCGGGGGCGACGTTTGA
- a CDS encoding HEAT repeat domain-containing protein: MTTDSKFKTPASFSETAHHETNVGLTPENARYASIQAINPAADNAIDQIIELMGDPSWRVRKASVEKIASFEHTAELIATLTEALSADNNARLRNTAAEALIEIGSGALEHLVVALGTADSSRRKFIVEILGSIGTDTARVSLFAALNDRDRNVQAAVVEALGSIGGRAVVSELVRRASEAIGDKQLLNYLVGALGTCKAEVDFKILEVWERERSIVRLVGPLLGLSGDPRAFPLLAKHMMDGSRSVRTGALKGVRHAMTVFAPLDLSDLKKELFKKPEVLERIREALGDKETSIAESAFDILVMIGDPVFASDILRAGTGEAWEPRAVEAVVNMGPQVVEPLMREFSTTRASARVLFLEVLELLGDDSVIPTLVRTAHGGDSRAAEAAIHALARIGGATEVDVIVELIVTGESDLKQPATLALSAIGKRHPQRVADQVRMMIERKGQNAVWLSVLGALRRSKDLDVVVEGVRNANPKIRKAALGASLSYGGSFPEEVLLEALNDAVATVRAAAARALGAFSTDQALVALRQAMEDDDPWVVSEVVEALGRSGAHLVVDELFRMVEHESPAVAISSLQALARLCPLGVDGIIDVALKNHDSEVVVEAMNVLRCLSRDEAGERLLKAMEHPSWDVRLAAAEMAQRRRIVMKKEDLTRLLKEEREVIVRAAFEELESLVEADA; encoded by the coding sequence GTGACAACCGATTCAAAATTTAAAACGCCAGCATCTTTTTCTGAGACTGCTCACCATGAGACAAATGTAGGGCTCACTCCTGAGAATGCGCGTTACGCATCCATTCAGGCGATTAACCCTGCGGCTGATAATGCCATTGATCAAATTATCGAATTGATGGGTGACCCAAGTTGGCGTGTTAGAAAAGCTTCAGTTGAGAAGATTGCATCCTTTGAGCATACGGCTGAGCTAATTGCCACACTCACTGAGGCTCTAAGCGCCGATAACAATGCGCGTTTACGAAACACTGCAGCCGAGGCATTGATTGAAATAGGCTCCGGCGCACTGGAGCACCTCGTCGTCGCGCTTGGTACCGCAGACAGCAGTCGACGTAAGTTTATCGTAGAAATTCTTGGCTCCATTGGAACAGACACAGCTCGTGTGAGCCTTTTTGCAGCTCTCAATGACCGAGACCGAAATGTGCAGGCTGCAGTGGTAGAGGCGCTGGGAAGTATTGGCGGACGTGCAGTCGTCAGTGAACTGGTGAGACGCGCTTCTGAGGCCATTGGAGACAAGCAGCTCCTGAATTATTTGGTTGGAGCGCTCGGTACATGTAAAGCAGAAGTCGATTTTAAGATCCTTGAGGTATGGGAGAGAGAACGGTCTATCGTTCGGTTGGTTGGACCCCTTCTAGGTCTGTCAGGTGATCCCAGGGCGTTTCCGCTCCTCGCTAAGCATATGATGGATGGTTCACGAAGTGTACGAACAGGGGCCCTAAAAGGCGTAAGACATGCGATGACTGTATTCGCACCTCTTGACCTATCCGATCTCAAAAAAGAACTGTTCAAAAAACCAGAGGTTCTCGAGAGAATTCGTGAAGCTTTGGGCGATAAAGAAACAAGCATCGCCGAATCTGCTTTCGATATTCTGGTGATGATTGGGGATCCGGTTTTCGCCTCAGATATTCTGCGGGCAGGCACAGGTGAAGCGTGGGAACCGAGGGCTGTGGAAGCTGTTGTGAATATGGGTCCGCAAGTGGTTGAACCGCTTATGCGCGAGTTCAGTACCACCAGAGCGAGTGCGCGGGTTTTATTCCTTGAAGTCTTAGAATTGCTCGGCGATGACTCGGTGATACCCACCTTGGTTCGTACGGCACATGGTGGTGACTCTCGAGCAGCAGAGGCCGCGATTCATGCGTTGGCTCGTATCGGCGGCGCAACCGAAGTTGACGTTATTGTTGAATTGATTGTGACAGGTGAGTCCGACCTCAAGCAGCCGGCAACGCTTGCTCTATCGGCCATTGGCAAGCGTCATCCACAAAGAGTGGCTGACCAGGTTCGAATGATGATTGAGCGTAAAGGTCAGAACGCTGTGTGGCTTTCAGTTCTCGGCGCGCTAAGACGATCTAAAGATTTAGATGTTGTTGTTGAAGGTGTTCGCAATGCGAATCCCAAAATAAGAAAAGCAGCGCTCGGCGCGTCCTTATCTTATGGGGGTAGTTTTCCGGAAGAGGTTCTTCTGGAGGCACTTAACGATGCTGTGGCCACAGTGAGGGCGGCAGCAGCGAGAGCATTGGGTGCGTTTAGTACTGACCAAGCATTGGTAGCACTTCGACAGGCTATGGAAGATGATGACCCTTGGGTTGTTTCTGAAGTGGTTGAGGCGCTGGGGCGCTCAGGAGCACACCTGGTGGTTGATGAACTATTTCGAATGGTCGAACATGAATCTCCTGCAGTCGCTATATCGAGTTTACAAGCACTGGCGAGACTTTGTCCTCTCGGAGTTGATGGCATTATCGATGTAGCCTTAAAGAACCACGACTCTGAAGTGGTCGTTGAAGCTATGAATGTTTTGCGTTGTCTATCAAGAGATGAGGCAGGCGAGCGCCTTTTGAAGGCCATGGAGCACCCGTCATGGGATGTTCGGTTGGCTGCAGCGGAAATGGCTCAGCGTCGCCGCATAGTGATGAAGAAAGAGGACCTTACTCGTCTTTTGAAAGAAGAGCGTGAAGTTATAGTGCGTGCCGCCTTTGAAGAGCTAGAGTCTCTGGTGGAGGCTGATGCGTGA
- a CDS encoding chemotaxis protein CheW, producing the protein MERESLTLGSIETEEITQLTAFKVGDEEYVVDILRIREIIRPLPVTPVRRGPRFVEGVISLRGSVIPVVDMRNRFGLGPLSTDSSKRRVIILVIDGRVLGLIVDAVTEVVRVPRTSIRPAPGFLDAERAPYFMGVCYHKERILILLNVRNVVESEEAIDVMTASELMGQP; encoded by the coding sequence ATGGAACGTGAAAGTTTAACTTTAGGTAGTATCGAAACCGAGGAAATTACTCAGCTTACTGCTTTTAAAGTGGGTGATGAGGAATACGTCGTCGATATCTTAAGAATTCGAGAAATTATCAGACCTCTGCCGGTAACACCGGTTCGGAGAGGTCCTAGATTTGTTGAAGGCGTAATCAGCCTGCGAGGCTCTGTTATCCCCGTGGTCGATATGCGCAACCGGTTCGGTTTGGGACCACTGTCAACAGATTCATCCAAGCGACGGGTTATCATCCTGGTTATTGACGGCCGGGTTTTGGGACTCATCGTAGATGCGGTTACCGAGGTAGTCCGTGTGCCTCGGACTTCTATCCGACCCGCGCCAGGTTTTCTTGACGCAGAACGAGCTCCCTATTTTATGGGTGTCTGTTACCACAAAGAGAGGATCCTGATCCTTTTGAATGTTCGTAACGTTGTTGAGTCTGAAGAGGCAATCGACGTGATGACAGCATCAGAGTTGATGGGGCAACCCTAA
- a CDS encoding purine-binding chemotaxis protein CheW, translating into MSESDNGGFDPGEGFSLRRGVLPPLLGAQDITDISEFFVSKEEQKQSLASYLSDPAFSTAAVLSDNIVELLSFWVADEEYAVDILEIGEIIKVPEITDVPRGPRWLLGVISLRGTVVPILDLRIVLKLDKQEVTRASRVLVLRADDEPVGILVDRVTSVVRLERTQIEPKPQTMRLEAGDVIRGVGRIGERVLIILDGDSVVSVLERT; encoded by the coding sequence ATGAGCGAGTCAGACAACGGTGGTTTTGATCCGGGAGAAGGTTTCTCATTGCGACGGGGAGTTCTACCTCCGCTCTTAGGCGCGCAGGATATCACAGATATCAGCGAGTTTTTTGTTTCAAAAGAGGAACAGAAGCAGAGCCTTGCAAGTTATCTATCCGATCCTGCGTTTTCTACAGCCGCTGTTCTGTCCGATAATATCGTCGAGCTTTTGAGCTTTTGGGTTGCTGATGAAGAGTACGCCGTTGATATTTTAGAAATCGGCGAAATTATTAAGGTCCCGGAAATTACAGATGTACCCAGAGGGCCGCGTTGGCTCTTGGGTGTTATTTCATTACGCGGTACGGTTGTACCCATTCTTGATTTAAGAATCGTATTAAAACTCGATAAGCAAGAGGTCACCCGAGCGAGCCGTGTTCTGGTTCTAAGAGCCGACGATGAACCGGTCGGCATTCTGGTTGATCGTGTAACAAGCGTTGTTCGTTTAGAGCGAACTCAGATTGAGCCAAAGCCGCAGACGATGCGTCTTGAGGCCGGTGACGTTATTCGCGGCGTCGGTCGTATTGGTGAGAGGGTTCTAATCATTCTAGATGGCGACAGCGTCGTTAGTGTATTGGAGCGAACCTAA
- a CDS encoding chemotaxis protein CheA, translating to MTTLVSPEFVAEAQEIVDALNRDLIAVEDEMRTGADEIDPDRLNNLFRSAHSLKGIAGMFGLEEVAGLAHDMENVLDGMRLGKVSLDTRAVDVLFSCVDRFGVLIEEASRGVKGEGTGSQSLRDQLQKVAEGDEDEGGEDILDTIDIGEEVLGVLTEYEEHRLRENVKRGKNLFTLHTAFDLATFDQGLAQLDAALKGKGEVISKLPSSQETDPGTLAFDIIVGSELSQGELTEIITVDGAEIVPIARKNSKGSSAPAKKEAVPIGAPAPEAAATSEAAPAEAKPKPAKKAEAAKKAEPAPSPSPQRAAMQTVRVDIRRLDRLMNMVGELALTKMAVQRLSEELKQDIGFTGMAVELHKASRNFERRLADLQAGIMEVRMVPLDNLFERMVRIGRQIGRELGKRVRIEVKGAHTELDKLIVEDLADPLMHLIRNSVDHGLEAPDERRESGKDEEGRVRLTAVAQGNHVVVEIADDGRGINTEKVLARALERELITEERAREMTDREIFNILFMPGFSTADQVTEYSGRGVGMDVVKTNIAELSGIIDVESEMGVGTKTTVTLPITLAIIPALIVRIADRVYALPLNNVMETLSLQETQIKTIETREVISVRGTTVPLVDLREIFGMEGERSHDAFSVVAGVGESRMALVVDELIGQQDIVIKSLGRRLRNLPGIAGATELGNQKTILVIDMVGLINEMTSQNEERASAAR from the coding sequence ATGACTACTCTCGTCAGTCCTGAATTTGTCGCTGAAGCTCAAGAGATTGTGGATGCACTGAACCGTGATCTTATTGCGGTTGAAGATGAAATGCGTACGGGTGCGGATGAAATTGATCCGGACCGTTTAAACAATCTGTTCAGAAGTGCCCACTCCCTAAAAGGGATCGCTGGGATGTTTGGTTTGGAAGAAGTTGCTGGCCTCGCGCACGATATGGAAAATGTGCTCGATGGTATGCGACTCGGTAAAGTCTCTCTCGACACTCGCGCCGTAGACGTCCTCTTTAGCTGCGTTGATCGCTTCGGCGTGTTGATTGAAGAGGCTTCAAGAGGTGTTAAAGGCGAAGGCACCGGTTCTCAAAGCTTAAGAGACCAACTGCAAAAGGTTGCAGAGGGTGATGAGGATGAGGGCGGCGAGGATATCCTGGATACCATCGACATCGGTGAAGAAGTCCTCGGTGTCCTTACAGAATACGAAGAACACAGGCTTCGCGAAAACGTTAAGCGTGGTAAGAATTTATTTACGCTTCATACTGCTTTCGATTTAGCGACTTTTGACCAGGGCCTTGCTCAGCTTGATGCTGCGCTCAAAGGCAAGGGCGAGGTCATCTCGAAGCTACCAAGTTCACAAGAGACCGACCCAGGAACTCTGGCGTTTGATATCATTGTGGGCTCTGAACTATCGCAAGGTGAACTTACTGAAATCATTACAGTCGATGGGGCCGAAATAGTTCCCATTGCACGTAAGAACAGTAAGGGCAGCAGCGCACCAGCCAAGAAAGAAGCGGTGCCAATCGGTGCTCCTGCTCCCGAAGCAGCCGCTACATCTGAAGCTGCCCCGGCGGAGGCAAAGCCTAAGCCGGCAAAAAAAGCTGAAGCAGCGAAAAAAGCTGAGCCCGCGCCGAGTCCAAGTCCACAACGTGCAGCGATGCAAACCGTACGTGTTGATATCCGCCGCTTGGATAGACTGATGAATATGGTTGGTGAACTTGCCTTAACGAAAATGGCTGTTCAGCGGCTCAGTGAAGAGCTTAAGCAAGATATTGGGTTTACCGGCATGGCCGTTGAACTGCACAAAGCGAGTCGTAACTTCGAACGACGTTTGGCTGATTTACAAGCTGGCATCATGGAAGTGCGTATGGTTCCGCTTGATAACCTCTTCGAGCGTATGGTTCGTATCGGCCGTCAAATTGGGCGTGAACTCGGTAAGCGCGTTCGGATTGAGGTGAAGGGTGCACACACCGAGCTGGATAAGCTTATTGTCGAAGATCTCGCCGATCCATTGATGCACCTGATTCGTAACTCGGTTGACCACGGTCTCGAGGCTCCAGACGAACGTAGAGAATCTGGGAAAGATGAAGAAGGCCGAGTTCGGTTAACTGCGGTTGCACAAGGTAACCACGTTGTCGTTGAAATCGCCGATGATGGACGCGGTATCAACACCGAGAAGGTTCTTGCCCGGGCGCTTGAAAGAGAGCTCATTACTGAAGAGCGAGCCCGCGAAATGACGGACCGCGAAATCTTTAATATTCTTTTTATGCCTGGATTCTCAACTGCTGATCAGGTCACTGAATACAGTGGTCGCGGTGTGGGGATGGACGTTGTTAAAACGAATATTGCCGAACTCAGTGGAATCATTGATGTTGAATCTGAGATGGGTGTCGGAACGAAGACTACGGTTACATTGCCAATCACGTTGGCCATTATTCCGGCGTTGATTGTTCGAATTGCCGACCGCGTTTATGCTCTGCCGTTGAATAACGTGATGGAGACACTGTCACTCCAAGAAACGCAAATTAAAACCATCGAAACACGTGAGGTGATTTCGGTACGCGGCACGACGGTTCCATTGGTCGACTTACGAGAAATATTCGGTATGGAGGGTGAGCGCTCTCACGATGCTTTTAGTGTTGTGGCGGGAGTAGGTGAGAGCCGGATGGCCTTGGTCGTGGATGAGCTGATTGGTCAACAGGATATTGTTATTAAGTCTCTTGGCCGAAGATTGAGAAACTTACCGGGCATCGCGGGTGCAACCGAGCTTGGTAACCAGAAAACAATTCTGGTGATTGATATGGTTGGCTTAATTAATGAAATGACTTCTCAAAATGAAGAGAGAGCGAGTGCTGCAAGATGA
- a CDS encoding response regulator, translated as MPRVLVVEDSPVMRGLIGSLVDELGEIDVVEVENGLEALRVLPVESFDLIITDINMPNINGLELLSFIRNNPQHVDTPVLVVTTEGAARDREKGLALGATDYLVKPFENEVLIETVRRLLQEKE; from the coding sequence ATGCCCAGGGTACTGGTTGTTGAAGATTCTCCCGTCATGAGAGGGCTTATAGGCTCTTTAGTTGACGAACTCGGAGAAATAGATGTTGTTGAAGTCGAGAACGGCTTGGAAGCACTGCGTGTGCTTCCGGTGGAAAGTTTTGATCTCATCATCACAGATATCAATATGCCAAATATCAATGGTTTGGAATTGCTTTCCTTTATCCGAAACAATCCGCAACACGTCGACACGCCAGTTCTTGTAGTTACTACTGAAGGAGCTGCCCGTGATCGTGAGAAAGGTCTTGCACTGGGCGCTACAGATTACTTGGTTAAACCCTTTGAGAATGAGGTTTTAATTGAGACGGTGCGCAGGTTGCTACAAGAAAAAGAATGA
- a CDS encoding peptidase M17, which translates to MSKSKVAKLPTRLSADLSGLDQLQLESLAVFVFQDVRPLRGVAGYIDWRLCGSLSRLILAGHFEGRRDEHVLMPVTGTLNIQRLFIFGLGPLRTFSQSTLSSVCGTAIEVMGRAGATSIHLSQPEVYGREDIAQSFLDVTSRTIKRHLTGILVSPEFCSA; encoded by the coding sequence GTGTCCAAGTCTAAGGTAGCTAAACTCCCCACACGCCTCTCGGCCGATCTTTCAGGCCTGGATCAACTTCAACTTGAGTCGCTGGCGGTCTTCGTCTTTCAAGATGTGAGGCCACTGCGCGGTGTAGCTGGTTATATTGATTGGCGTTTATGTGGATCCTTGTCTCGTTTGATCCTTGCCGGCCATTTCGAAGGTCGACGTGACGAGCACGTTTTGATGCCGGTCACGGGAACACTCAATATCCAGAGACTTTTCATTTTTGGCCTCGGACCACTGCGGACTTTCAGTCAGTCTACACTTTCGAGCGTCTGTGGTACCGCTATTGAGGTCATGGGCCGAGCGGGAGCCACCTCAATTCATCTTTCTCAGCCCGAAGTTTACGGACGCGAAGATATTGCTCAAAGCTTTTTAGATGTGACCTCTCGGACAATTAAGCGCCATCTTACTGGAATTTTGGTCAGTCCTGAGTTTTGTAGCGCCTAA
- the nusB gene encoding transcription antitermination factor NusB: protein MRRHGRECALQILYQMDMQSLLTSKDESSRLKAISDFWGSFDKVGPDDRRFATRLVNGVIEALGGLDQAIEGVSHRWKMGRMAQVDRNLLRMAAYEIIYCPDIPKSVTINEAIEVAKRFSGQDSFAFINGILDKLEPESDDH from the coding sequence ATGCGCAGACATGGGCGCGAGTGCGCATTACAGATCCTCTACCAAATGGACATGCAGAGTTTGCTCACAAGCAAAGACGAATCGTCGCGGCTTAAAGCGATTTCTGATTTTTGGGGCAGCTTTGACAAGGTGGGACCAGACGACAGGCGTTTTGCCACACGCTTGGTCAATGGTGTCATTGAGGCGCTCGGTGGACTGGATCAGGCCATTGAAGGCGTCAGTCATCGATGGAAAATGGGCAGAATGGCTCAGGTTGATCGTAATCTTTTACGAATGGCCGCTTACGAGATCATTTATTGCCCCGATATCCCAAAATCTGTCACGATCAACGAAGCTATTGAGGTAGCAAAACGGTTCAGTGGCCAGGACTCTTTTGCCTTCATCAACGGCATTCTCGACAAATTAGAGCCTGAATCAGACGACCACTAA
- a CDS encoding 6,7-dimethyl-8-ribityllumazine synthase, with protein MSQQPTVYEGDFNAAGGRYAIVASRFNAFIVEKLVEGALDALRRHGADVSTVDVAWVPGTFEMPLVARRMATSKKYDAVICVGAVIRGGTPHFDYVAGQCARGVSQAGWDADVPVVFGVLTTDSIEQCIERAGTKMGNKGFEAAVAAIETANLLKSLPAGES; from the coding sequence ATGAGCCAGCAACCCACAGTATACGAAGGTGATTTCAACGCGGCCGGTGGGCGCTATGCAATTGTTGCTAGCCGATTCAACGCATTTATCGTTGAGAAATTGGTTGAAGGTGCTCTCGATGCATTACGCCGTCACGGTGCCGATGTTTCGACCGTTGATGTCGCTTGGGTACCCGGTACTTTTGAAATGCCGTTGGTAGCTCGCCGTATGGCGACCAGCAAGAAATACGATGCAGTCATTTGCGTGGGCGCAGTTATCCGTGGTGGTACGCCTCATTTTGATTACGTTGCAGGTCAGTGTGCCCGCGGCGTATCGCAGGCTGGGTGGGATGCGGATGTTCCGGTTGTCTTTGGTGTGCTGACAACAGATTCAATTGAGCAATGCATTGAACGTGCTGGCACTAAAATGGGTAACAAGGGTTTTGAAGCAGCAGTTGCAGCTATCGAAACAGCTAATTTACTTAAGAGCCTTCCGGCCGGAGAGTCGTAA